One Opitutaceae bacterium DNA segment encodes these proteins:
- a CDS encoding aromatic ring-hydroxylating dioxygenase subunit alpha: MQPLITPLDYTDPTVFAAERDNIFLKRWLFAGLADDLPNHQDFRCLEVCGIPVILQNFEGEIKAFNNVCSHRFARLHREPCGNRELRCPYHGWIYNAEGIPYAIPRRPLIAEITPETLPDYRLSRWHVRKFGPLLFIKKEFPDRPPPAHQDLEMQFADFAGPLTNLTTALGEVVERTDYTISANWKIVVENTLEGYHVDWVHPTTIKKLGLTGLVTSDSSSPAPAPEQMATPDDFKPAGKEARGSQFTFTGENSAVHSPMPEAIAAKLDRVYSFLNRRPQRLEGYRHFYLFPNFVFASTRGESFSLQILLPVDEKSTRLTSLLFATNGLGEMTRMETALKKQFYLSAAEFVRAIFAEDVGICEEVQKGVGAAHLKGILSDEEERICGFQRACADALGRTTS; encoded by the coding sequence ATGCAGCCCCTGATCACTCCTCTTGACTACACCGATCCCACGGTTTTCGCCGCCGAAAGGGACAACATCTTCCTGAAGCGTTGGCTCTTCGCCGGACTTGCTGACGATCTGCCCAATCACCAGGACTTTCGATGCCTCGAGGTGTGCGGCATCCCGGTCATCCTGCAGAACTTCGAGGGAGAGATCAAAGCCTTCAACAATGTCTGCTCCCACCGGTTTGCCCGCTTGCACAGAGAGCCCTGCGGCAATCGGGAACTGCGCTGCCCCTACCACGGATGGATCTACAACGCCGAGGGCATTCCCTACGCCATTCCCCGGCGTCCCCTCATCGCGGAAATCACTCCGGAAACACTGCCCGATTATCGGTTGAGTCGATGGCACGTTCGCAAGTTTGGCCCCCTCCTCTTTATCAAGAAGGAATTCCCCGACCGGCCGCCGCCCGCGCACCAGGACCTCGAAATGCAGTTCGCCGATTTTGCCGGTCCGCTGACCAATCTGACCACGGCACTGGGGGAGGTGGTTGAACGGACCGACTACACCATCTCCGCCAATTGGAAAATCGTGGTCGAGAATACCCTCGAGGGCTATCATGTGGATTGGGTCCATCCCACCACAATCAAGAAACTGGGGTTGACCGGTCTCGTGACGTCCGATTCGTCCTCCCCGGCTCCGGCGCCTGAACAGATGGCAACGCCGGACGATTTCAAACCGGCGGGAAAAGAGGCCCGGGGAAGTCAATTCACCTTCACCGGGGAGAATTCCGCCGTGCACTCGCCCATGCCTGAGGCGATCGCGGCCAAGCTCGACCGGGTTTATTCGTTCCTCAACCGGCGGCCACAGCGACTCGAGGGTTACCGGCATTTCTACCTCTTTCCCAATTTCGTCTTCGCCTCAACCCGCGGGGAATCCTTCAGCCTCCAGATTCTCCTGCCGGTCGATGAAAAATCCACCCGCCTGACCAGCCTGCTCTTTGCCACCAACGGCCTGGGCGAGATGACCCGGATGGAAACGGCCCTCAAGAAGCAGTTCTATCTCTCGGCCGCCGAATTCGTCAGAGCCATCTTCGCGGAAGACGTCGGCATCTGCGAGGAGGTTCAAAAAGGTGTCGGAGCCGCCCACCTCAAGGGGATTCTCAGTGACGAAGAGGAGCGGATTTGCGGATTCCAGCGAGCCTGTGCCGATGCCCTGGGTCGCACCACGTCCTGA
- a CDS encoding phosphopantetheine-binding protein, which translates to MTENAQSPDVDQFVRFYEDAIEGIEPNSLEPSTKYHEMAQWDSLALLCLIAMIDCEYEVQIAGADLRACDTLQDVYDLVSAKKAS; encoded by the coding sequence ATGACAGAAAATGCCCAGTCCCCGGACGTCGATCAATTCGTCCGCTTCTATGAAGACGCCATTGAAGGCATCGAGCCCAACTCGCTCGAGCCCTCAACGAAATACCACGAGATGGCACAGTGGGACTCGCTGGCCCTGCTCTGCCTGATCGCCATGATCGACTGCGAGTACGAGGTCCAGATCGCCGGAGCCGATCTTCGGGCCTGTGACACCCTGCAGGACGTCTACGATCTGGTTTCAGCCAAGAAGGCTTCCTGA
- a CDS encoding ketoacyl-ACP synthase III produces MALATLKNVRIAGIASAVPSNRVSNSDYAVVSEEQRQKVIKYTGIQYRRWAPQELCSSDLCQAAGDHLLGELGWTPDEIEALVFVTQTADYPFPSTAQILQDRMGLPRSCLAFDVNLGCSGYTYGLHILGSLLESAGCRKGLIMAGDVSKMHGDSDPASAVLFGHAGSATAMERSPGSKPIHFELGSDGAGFRTIYVPAGGARQPVGAAAFKKDALETGGSRGATDVVLDAADIMNFTLREVPVSIRKLLEGAAVSVPEIDAFVFHQANLFINNQVARKLRIKPEQAPTTLFDFGNTSSATVPLTITANLRERIAAGPARIVMSGFGVGLSWASVYWESDTGVVLPGLIEL; encoded by the coding sequence ATGGCCCTGGCCACGCTGAAGAACGTTCGCATTGCCGGAATCGCCTCGGCGGTCCCGAGCAACCGGGTCTCCAACTCCGACTATGCCGTCGTCTCGGAGGAACAGCGCCAGAAAGTCATCAAATACACCGGCATTCAGTACCGCCGGTGGGCACCGCAGGAGCTTTGCAGCTCGGACCTCTGTCAGGCCGCCGGTGATCATCTTCTCGGCGAACTGGGCTGGACGCCGGATGAGATCGAAGCCCTCGTTTTCGTGACGCAGACGGCCGATTACCCCTTCCCCAGCACGGCCCAGATCCTTCAGGATCGGATGGGGTTGCCCCGGAGTTGCCTGGCCTTCGATGTCAACCTGGGGTGCTCCGGATACACCTACGGCCTTCACATCCTGGGCAGCCTCCTGGAATCGGCCGGCTGCCGGAAGGGCCTGATCATGGCCGGCGACGTCTCCAAGATGCATGGCGACAGCGACCCGGCCAGCGCCGTCCTCTTCGGCCATGCCGGCTCGGCCACCGCCATGGAACGGAGTCCCGGGTCGAAACCGATTCACTTTGAGTTGGGAAGCGATGGGGCGGGCTTCCGTACGATCTACGTTCCTGCCGGTGGGGCCCGCCAGCCGGTAGGAGCAGCCGCCTTCAAGAAAGACGCGCTCGAGACTGGAGGATCCCGGGGCGCGACCGATGTCGTCCTCGATGCGGCCGACATAATGAATTTTACCCTGAGGGAAGTACCGGTCTCCATTCGAAAGTTGCTTGAAGGCGCCGCCGTCAGCGTGCCGGAAATCGATGCCTTCGTCTTCCATCAGGCCAACCTCTTCATCAACAACCAGGTCGCCCGCAAGCTGCGGATCAAGCCGGAACAGGCCCCCACCACCCTCTTTGATTTCGGCAACACCAGCTCGGCCACCGTGCCGCTGACCATCACCGCCAACCTGCGCGAACGCATCGCCGCTGGACCGGCACGAATCGTGATGTCCGGATTCGGAGTCGGCCTGTCCTGGGCCTCCGTTTACTGGGAATCCGATACCGGGGTCGTCCTTCCCGGGCTGATCGAGTTATGA
- a CDS encoding FkbM family methyltransferase produces MCGTGFWATVFLHYAGPLDVVAVVDDYHAGEVILGHACINTEQLLSLVRKRPDIICINSGQSDAGYSHFERLGLEFHIRMLNYLQAIRALQIKPDIRVSDWMKTILSRADDFRETERLLCDDSSVETLYSSLLYHLETDREYLLAVNRPADAGYFRSGLFQVQSGEVYVDGGAFTGDSVQTFIQAAHGQFRQIHAYEPDPVNYQQLEAWLARQSLHGYDSRIALHLKAVGDESRTLSFNQHSNAGSYISHDTPSGPHPFENINQIDVPCVTLDHDISEPISLLKLDIEGHELKALKGASGHLKRSKPKLAVCAYHLPTDLIDLPQFIAGLEKGYRIGLRHHSNVRYDTILYAF; encoded by the coding sequence GTGTGCGGAACCGGTTTTTGGGCGACGGTTTTTCTTCACTATGCGGGACCACTTGATGTTGTCGCCGTTGTTGATGATTATCACGCCGGAGAGGTGATTCTCGGGCATGCTTGCATCAATACGGAACAACTCCTTTCACTTGTCCGGAAGCGGCCTGACATCATCTGCATCAACAGTGGCCAATCAGACGCGGGCTACAGCCACTTTGAACGCCTGGGTCTCGAGTTTCATATCCGTATGCTGAATTACCTGCAGGCGATTCGCGCCCTGCAGATCAAACCGGACATCAGGGTGTCCGACTGGATGAAGACCATCCTCAGTCGAGCGGATGATTTCCGAGAGACGGAACGCCTTCTTTGCGATGATTCATCGGTCGAGACGCTCTATTCCTCGCTTCTCTATCATCTTGAAACGGACCGGGAGTATCTCTTGGCGGTGAATCGGCCGGCTGATGCCGGATACTTTCGATCAGGACTTTTCCAGGTCCAATCCGGGGAGGTCTATGTCGACGGTGGTGCCTTTACCGGCGACAGCGTTCAGACGTTTATCCAGGCAGCTCACGGACAGTTCCGGCAGATCCATGCCTACGAGCCGGATCCGGTCAATTACCAGCAGCTTGAGGCCTGGTTGGCACGGCAAAGCCTCCACGGCTACGATTCGCGCATTGCATTGCACCTGAAGGCCGTGGGCGATGAATCCCGCACACTTTCGTTCAACCAGCATTCCAACGCCGGGTCGTATATCTCTCACGACACACCATCCGGACCGCACCCTTTTGAGAACATCAATCAAATCGATGTGCCCTGTGTCACCCTTGACCACGACATCAGCGAGCCGATCTCGCTGCTCAAGCTCGATATTGAGGGGCACGAGCTCAAGGCGCTGAAAGGGGCATCCGGCCACCTCAAACGATCCAAGCCCAAACTCGCGGTCTGTGCCTACCATTTGCCCACCGACCTGATCGACCTTCCACAGTTCATCGCCGGGCTGGAAAAAGGCTACCGGATCGGCCTCCGGCACCACAGCAACGTGCGCTACGATACAATTCTATACGCATTCTAA